In one Xiphophorus couchianus chromosome 17, X_couchianus-1.0, whole genome shotgun sequence genomic region, the following are encoded:
- the depdc4 gene encoding DEP domain-containing protein 4 isoform X2, whose translation MMAVDLTPRFRRLNSQTRSFRENTPHDFSRPFGATQLWQNIIHALRTQVEVRRCRRHLRVHADCFAGSDAVDAVLSYLMQNVVFCTSEVSRLKAARLCQALMEAKVFEPVGTKLFRTDKEATFEDSSGSLYRFLEQRTRSGPAMKEDGSDVENMVLDEHETKRKKTSRLHEMRTISNPLAVEPSDRRVERLFRTINLRASFSPAMNAASAASGFLSKAVVDEVWKQQTLLQLLHIVELPVLDSILTSPERVRLRSCTAPLASYDLVISNTCLERDLPDTLSQLQLDSWLSAAADCLELFPDQLIMVTGEQLSHHSGNNAEQTASQKRLLFDTIAKYYNGQEKAALISGRYLDVHVAILNLLGEGKTQDAIRASQLCLRLLETSVRDELRRLLTFMAAAARSDSCRLQKQVDNRTLVCRTFQRGLIQNHELTRPQSEMLVLFLMDYHAELFKTPATLTEAVRRTLRTLQQGKDPDSVASFTFCQRVTPQEYEDQRDATTLESLRQLLRDISSNTNMTAKQKRKLLKEFEKHHPVVFLQHFSSSF comes from the exons ATTTCTCAAGGCCCTTCGGCGCCACTCAGCTGTGGCAAAACATCATCCATGCCCTGCGGACTCAGGTGGAGGTGCGTCGCTGCAGGAGACACCTCCGTGTTCACGCCGACTGCTTCGCTGGCTCGGACGCCGTGGATGCGGTTCTCAGCTACCTAATGCAGAACGTGGTGTTTTGCACCAGCGAGGTGTCTCGCCTCAAGGCCGCTCGGCTCTGCCAGGCTCTGATGGAGGCCAAGGTGTTTGAGCCGGTGGGGACCAAGCTGTTTCGCACGGACAAAGAGGCGACCTTTGAGGACAGCAGCGGCAGCCTTTACCGGTTCCTGGAACAGAGGACGAGAAGCGGTCCTGCCATGAAGGAGGACGGCAGTGACGTAGAAAACATGGTGTTGGATGAACACgagacaaagaggaaaaagaccTCAAG GCTTCATGAGATGAGGACCATATCGAACCCTCTTGCTGTCGAACCGTCAGACAGGAGAGTTGAACGGCTCTTCAGGACCATCAACCTGCGGGCGTCGTTTTCTCCAGCTATGAACGCAGCATCAGCAGCTTCTGGCTTCCTGTCTAAAGCTG TGGTGGATGAGGTTTGGAAGCAGCagacgctgctgcagctgctacACATCGTGGAGCTGCCGGTGCTGGACTCAATCCTCACCTCTCCTGAAAGGGTTCGGCTCCGATCCTGCACGGCTCCGCTGGCCAGTTACGACCTGGTTATCTCCAACACCTGCCTGGAAAGAGACCTCCCCGACACGCTCAGCCAGCTCCA GTTGGACTCCTGGTTGTCGGCAGCAGCAGACTGCCTAGAACTGTTCCCAGACCAGCTGATTATGGTCACAGGGGAACAACTCAGCCACCATAGTGGTAACAATGCAGAGCAGACAGCCAGTCAGAAGAGACTGCTTTTTGACACGATTGCCAAGTACTACAATGGACAGGAAAAAGCGGCGCTGATATCAGGACGCTACCTGGACGTCCATGTTGCTATTCTGAATCTACTGG GCGAAGGGAAGACGCAGGATGCTATCAGAGCGTCTCAGCTGTGTCTGCGGCTGTTGGAGACGAGTGTGAGGGACGAATTGAGGAGACTGCTCACCTTCATGGCTGCCGCAGCTCGGTCAGACTCCTGCCGGCTGCAAAAGCAG gttgATAATCGGACTTTGGTCTGCCGCACTTTTCAGAGAGGGCTTATTCAGAATCATGAACTCACTCGACCCCAGAGCGAAATGCTGGTGCTGTTTCTCATGGACTATCATGCTGAACTTTTCAAG ACTCCTGCAACACTTACTGAAGCGGTGAGAAGAACGTTGAGGACTTTGCAACAGGGGAAGGATCCAGACtcagttgctt CGTTCACGTTCTGCCAGCGGGTAACCCCTCAGGAGTATGAAGATCAGCGTGATGCCACGACTCTGGAAAGCCTCAGACAACTCCTCCGAGACATTTCATCCAACACCAACATGACTGCTAAGCAGAAGAGGAAGCTGCTCAAAGAGTTTGAAAAACATCACCCTGTTGTCTTCCTCCAACATTTTTCTAGCTCTTTCTAA
- the scyl2 gene encoding SCY1-like protein 2 isoform X1 produces MESMLNKLKSTVTKVTADVTSAVMGNPVTREFEVGRHIASGGPGLCWRIYNGTKKSTKQEVAVFVFDKKMIDKYQKFDKDQIIDSLKKGVQQLTRLRHPRLLTVQHPLEESRDCLAFCTEPVFASLSNVLGQWDNLPSPVPKDIKEYKLYDVETKYGLLQISEGLSFLHSGVKMVHGNLCPDNIILNKSGAWKIMGFDFSISSINPSDTELKYTCKEWEPNLPPLCLPNPEYLAPEYILSVSCDSTSDMYSLGVIMHAVFNEGKPVIQVNKHDIFKSFSRQLDQLSSMNPALLSKIPEEVREHVKMLLSVSPTVRPDADQMTKIPFFDDVGAVTLQYFDTLFQRDNLQKSQFYKGLPKVLPKLPKRVVVYRILPALTSEFVNPDMVPFVLPNVLLIAEECTKEEYVRLILPDLTPVFKQQEPLQASNMILLIFLQKMDLLLTKTPPDDIKNSVLPMVYRAVEASSVQIQELCLNIIPTFANLIDYPSMKNSLIPRIKSACLQTSSLAVRVNSLVCLGKILEYLDKWFVIDEILPFLQQIPSREPAVLMGILGIYKCTFTHKKLGIPKEHLATKSLPHLVSLSIDSNLNLNQFNSFMMVIRDMLNRMEAEHKTKLEQLHIMQEQQRSLNITNPGNSTEEIKSPPNSGNQIDDIFGSASVNGKENGSAATPSQPSRVSLTLEEKQRLAKEQEQAAKLRSQQPLAPQAIKPSSSSNSQTKDLTSSLLNSMTSLNSLSMASSARPPPVQGTTVSAFPSSGPMVGPVSNGFNPNMGFQSGGIGMGMRPSGPGLYGGMASTTSTPNFGALTQNQGPSGLTNRPANMSALDNLFTPNKPKVSLNQIGPQTAPGGGSPWASQFGSAQNTQTPMAVGMGGMPSGFGMQANPFFSPQNFSQPGSAPSMNPGGVKPSASANNDLQDLFG; encoded by the exons ATGGAGTCGATGTTGAACAAGCTGAAAAGCACCGTCACTAAAGTGACAGCAGATGTCACCAGTGCCGTTATGGGCAACCCGGTGACGCGAGAATTTGAGGTTGGCCGACATATCGCGAGCGGAGGTCCTGGCCTTTGCTGGAGGATCTACAATGGCACCAAGAAGTCTACCAAACAG GAAGtagcagtgtttgtgtttgataaGAAGATGATCGACAAGTATCAGAAGTTTGACAAGGACCAAATCATCGATTCCCTGAAGAAAGGAGTGCAGCAGCTGACCAGACTGCGTCACCCGCGCCTCCTGACCGTGCAGCATCCTCTGGAAGAGTCACG GGACTGCTTGGCATTCTGCACAGAGCCAGTGTTTGCCAGTCTGTCCAACGTGCTGGGCCAGTGGGACAACCTCCCCAGCCCCGTGCCCAAAGACATCAAAGAATACAAACTCTATGATGTGGAGACCAAATATGGCTTACTACAG ATCTCGGAGGGTTTGTCGTTTCTTCACAGTGGGGTTAAGATGGTCCACGGCAACTTGTGTCCAGATAATATCATCCTCAATAAGAGCGGAGCCTGGAAGATCATGGGGTTTGACTTCAGCATATCCTCAATTAACCCTTCGGACACTGAG CTGAAGTACACATGTAAAGAGTGGGAGCCCAACCTTCCACCTCTCTGCCTCCCCAACCCGGAGTACTTGGCCCCTGAATACATCCTGTCTGTCAGCTGTGACTCGACCTCCGACATGTACTCTCTCGGAGTCATAATGCACGCCGTTTTCAATGAAGGCAAACCTGTAATCCAAGTCAACAAGCACGATATTTTTAAGAGTTTCAGCAGGCAGCTGGATCAG CTGAGCAGCATGAATCCAGCCCTGCTGAGTAAGATCCCAGAGGAAGTGCGAGAGCATGTCAAGATGTTACTCAGCGTCTCGCCGACAGTCCGACCGGATGCAGACCAGATGACTAAG ATTCCATTTTTCGATGATGTTGGAGCAGTAACGTTGCAGTACTTTGATACACTCTTTCAACGGGACAACCTGCAGAAATCTCAGTTCTACAAAGGTTTACCAAAAGTGCTGCCAAAGCTACCAAAG AGAGTTGTGGTGTACCGCATATTGCCGGCATTGACCTCAGAGTTTGTCAACCCAGACATGGTTCCGTTTGTGCTGCCAAATGTGCTGCTTATTGCCGAAGAGTGCACCAAGGAAGAGTACGTTCGCCTCATCCTGCCTGACCTCACGCCTGTTTTCAAACAGCAGGAGCCTCTTCAG GCTAGTAACATG ATCCTGCTAATCTTCCTGCAAAAGATGGACCTGCTGCTGACGAAGACACCGCCAGATGACATTAAGAACAGCGTGCTTCCCATGGTCTACAGGGCTGTAGAGGCTTCCTCAGTTCAGATCCAG GAGCTGTGCCTGAACATCATCCCAACGTTTGCCAACCTGATTGACTATCCGTCCATGAAGAATTCCCTCATCCCGCGCATCAAATCAGCCTGCCTCCAGACGTCCTCTCTCGCT GTGCGAGTGAACTCTCTGGTGTGTCTGGGGAAGATTCTGGAATATCTAGATAAATGGTTTGTCATCGATGAAATCCTTCCCTTCCTTCAGCAGATCCCCTCCAGAGAGCCAGCTGTCCTTATGGGCATTTTGG GAATCTATAAATGCACCTTTACCCACAAGAAGCTTGGCATCCCCAAAGAGCATCTCGCCACAAAGAGTTTGCCCCACCTCGTCTCTCTTAGTATCGACAGTAACCTCAACCTAAATCAG TTTAATTCTTTTATGATGGTAATCCGGGACATGCTGAACCGCATGGAAGCTGAACACAAAACCAAACTGGAGCAGCTGCATATCATGCAAGAGCAGCAGAG GAGTCTAAACATCACAAATCCAGGGAATTCCacagaagaaattaaaagcCCACCAAACTCTGGAAACCAG attgaCGACATATTTGGCAGCGCAAGTGTTAATGGGAAAGAAAATGGATCTGCTGCAACACCGTCGCAGCCTAGCagg GTTTCTCTGACTCTGGAGGAGAAACAACGGTTAGCCAAGGAACAGGAACAGGCAGCTAAACTGAGGAGCCAGCAGCCGTTGGCACCTCAGGCCATCAAACCTTCGTCCTCCAGCAACTCACAG ACTAAAGATCTGACCAGCAGCCTGCTCAACAGCATGACGTCTCTAAATAGCCTGTCCATGGCGAGCTCAGCGCGGCCACCCCCAGTACAAGGCACTACCGTGTCTGCTTTCCCCTCTTCCGGTCCGATGGTGGGGCCGGTCTCTAACGGTTTCAACCCCAACATGGGTTTCCAGTCTGGGGGCATTGGGATGGGCATGCGGCCCTCGGGCCCCGGCCTCTATGGAGGAATGGCCTCCACCACCAGCACCCCCAATTTCGGGGCTCTGACGCAGAATCAAGGACCGTCTGGGCTGACGAACAGACCGGCCAACATGTCGGCCTTGGACAACCTGTTTACACCCAACAAACCCAAAGTCTCTCTCAACCAAATAGGTCCCCAGACCGCACCTGGAGGCGGTTCCCCCTGGGCAAGTCAGTTCGGGTCGGCCCAGAACACTCAGACTCCAATGGCGGTAGGGATGGGAGGGATGCCCAGCGGGTTTGGGATGCAGGCAAACCCTTTTTTCAGCCCACAGAACTTTTCTCAGCCGGGTTCTGCCCCAAGCATGAACCCAGGCGGAGTGAAACCAAGCGCGTCTGCGAACAATGACCTGCAGGACTTATTCGGCTGA
- the scyl2 gene encoding SCY1-like protein 2 isoform X2 produces MESMLNKLKSTVTKVTADVTSAVMGNPVTREFEVGRHIASGGPGLCWRIYNGTKKSTKQEVAVFVFDKKMIDKYQKFDKDQIIDSLKKGVQQLTRLRHPRLLTVQHPLEESRDCLAFCTEPVFASLSNVLGQWDNLPSPVPKDIKEYKLYDVETKYGLLQISEGLSFLHSGVKMVHGNLCPDNIILNKSGAWKIMGFDFSISSINPSDTELKYTCKEWEPNLPPLCLPNPEYLAPEYILSVSCDSTSDMYSLGVIMHAVFNEGKPVIQVNKHDIFKSFSRQLDQLSSMNPALLSKIPEEVREHVKMLLSVSPTVRPDADQMTKIPFFDDVGAVTLQYFDTLFQRDNLQKSQFYKGLPKVLPKLPKRVVVYRILPALTSEFVNPDMVPFVLPNVLLIAEECTKEEYVRLILPDLTPVFKQQEPLQILLIFLQKMDLLLTKTPPDDIKNSVLPMVYRAVEASSVQIQELCLNIIPTFANLIDYPSMKNSLIPRIKSACLQTSSLAVRVNSLVCLGKILEYLDKWFVIDEILPFLQQIPSREPAVLMGILGIYKCTFTHKKLGIPKEHLATKSLPHLVSLSIDSNLNLNQFNSFMMVIRDMLNRMEAEHKTKLEQLHIMQEQQRSLNITNPGNSTEEIKSPPNSGNQIDDIFGSASVNGKENGSAATPSQPSRVSLTLEEKQRLAKEQEQAAKLRSQQPLAPQAIKPSSSSNSQTKDLTSSLLNSMTSLNSLSMASSARPPPVQGTTVSAFPSSGPMVGPVSNGFNPNMGFQSGGIGMGMRPSGPGLYGGMASTTSTPNFGALTQNQGPSGLTNRPANMSALDNLFTPNKPKVSLNQIGPQTAPGGGSPWASQFGSAQNTQTPMAVGMGGMPSGFGMQANPFFSPQNFSQPGSAPSMNPGGVKPSASANNDLQDLFG; encoded by the exons ATGGAGTCGATGTTGAACAAGCTGAAAAGCACCGTCACTAAAGTGACAGCAGATGTCACCAGTGCCGTTATGGGCAACCCGGTGACGCGAGAATTTGAGGTTGGCCGACATATCGCGAGCGGAGGTCCTGGCCTTTGCTGGAGGATCTACAATGGCACCAAGAAGTCTACCAAACAG GAAGtagcagtgtttgtgtttgataaGAAGATGATCGACAAGTATCAGAAGTTTGACAAGGACCAAATCATCGATTCCCTGAAGAAAGGAGTGCAGCAGCTGACCAGACTGCGTCACCCGCGCCTCCTGACCGTGCAGCATCCTCTGGAAGAGTCACG GGACTGCTTGGCATTCTGCACAGAGCCAGTGTTTGCCAGTCTGTCCAACGTGCTGGGCCAGTGGGACAACCTCCCCAGCCCCGTGCCCAAAGACATCAAAGAATACAAACTCTATGATGTGGAGACCAAATATGGCTTACTACAG ATCTCGGAGGGTTTGTCGTTTCTTCACAGTGGGGTTAAGATGGTCCACGGCAACTTGTGTCCAGATAATATCATCCTCAATAAGAGCGGAGCCTGGAAGATCATGGGGTTTGACTTCAGCATATCCTCAATTAACCCTTCGGACACTGAG CTGAAGTACACATGTAAAGAGTGGGAGCCCAACCTTCCACCTCTCTGCCTCCCCAACCCGGAGTACTTGGCCCCTGAATACATCCTGTCTGTCAGCTGTGACTCGACCTCCGACATGTACTCTCTCGGAGTCATAATGCACGCCGTTTTCAATGAAGGCAAACCTGTAATCCAAGTCAACAAGCACGATATTTTTAAGAGTTTCAGCAGGCAGCTGGATCAG CTGAGCAGCATGAATCCAGCCCTGCTGAGTAAGATCCCAGAGGAAGTGCGAGAGCATGTCAAGATGTTACTCAGCGTCTCGCCGACAGTCCGACCGGATGCAGACCAGATGACTAAG ATTCCATTTTTCGATGATGTTGGAGCAGTAACGTTGCAGTACTTTGATACACTCTTTCAACGGGACAACCTGCAGAAATCTCAGTTCTACAAAGGTTTACCAAAAGTGCTGCCAAAGCTACCAAAG AGAGTTGTGGTGTACCGCATATTGCCGGCATTGACCTCAGAGTTTGTCAACCCAGACATGGTTCCGTTTGTGCTGCCAAATGTGCTGCTTATTGCCGAAGAGTGCACCAAGGAAGAGTACGTTCGCCTCATCCTGCCTGACCTCACGCCTGTTTTCAAACAGCAGGAGCCTCTTCAG ATCCTGCTAATCTTCCTGCAAAAGATGGACCTGCTGCTGACGAAGACACCGCCAGATGACATTAAGAACAGCGTGCTTCCCATGGTCTACAGGGCTGTAGAGGCTTCCTCAGTTCAGATCCAG GAGCTGTGCCTGAACATCATCCCAACGTTTGCCAACCTGATTGACTATCCGTCCATGAAGAATTCCCTCATCCCGCGCATCAAATCAGCCTGCCTCCAGACGTCCTCTCTCGCT GTGCGAGTGAACTCTCTGGTGTGTCTGGGGAAGATTCTGGAATATCTAGATAAATGGTTTGTCATCGATGAAATCCTTCCCTTCCTTCAGCAGATCCCCTCCAGAGAGCCAGCTGTCCTTATGGGCATTTTGG GAATCTATAAATGCACCTTTACCCACAAGAAGCTTGGCATCCCCAAAGAGCATCTCGCCACAAAGAGTTTGCCCCACCTCGTCTCTCTTAGTATCGACAGTAACCTCAACCTAAATCAG TTTAATTCTTTTATGATGGTAATCCGGGACATGCTGAACCGCATGGAAGCTGAACACAAAACCAAACTGGAGCAGCTGCATATCATGCAAGAGCAGCAGAG GAGTCTAAACATCACAAATCCAGGGAATTCCacagaagaaattaaaagcCCACCAAACTCTGGAAACCAG attgaCGACATATTTGGCAGCGCAAGTGTTAATGGGAAAGAAAATGGATCTGCTGCAACACCGTCGCAGCCTAGCagg GTTTCTCTGACTCTGGAGGAGAAACAACGGTTAGCCAAGGAACAGGAACAGGCAGCTAAACTGAGGAGCCAGCAGCCGTTGGCACCTCAGGCCATCAAACCTTCGTCCTCCAGCAACTCACAG ACTAAAGATCTGACCAGCAGCCTGCTCAACAGCATGACGTCTCTAAATAGCCTGTCCATGGCGAGCTCAGCGCGGCCACCCCCAGTACAAGGCACTACCGTGTCTGCTTTCCCCTCTTCCGGTCCGATGGTGGGGCCGGTCTCTAACGGTTTCAACCCCAACATGGGTTTCCAGTCTGGGGGCATTGGGATGGGCATGCGGCCCTCGGGCCCCGGCCTCTATGGAGGAATGGCCTCCACCACCAGCACCCCCAATTTCGGGGCTCTGACGCAGAATCAAGGACCGTCTGGGCTGACGAACAGACCGGCCAACATGTCGGCCTTGGACAACCTGTTTACACCCAACAAACCCAAAGTCTCTCTCAACCAAATAGGTCCCCAGACCGCACCTGGAGGCGGTTCCCCCTGGGCAAGTCAGTTCGGGTCGGCCCAGAACACTCAGACTCCAATGGCGGTAGGGATGGGAGGGATGCCCAGCGGGTTTGGGATGCAGGCAAACCCTTTTTTCAGCCCACAGAACTTTTCTCAGCCGGGTTCTGCCCCAAGCATGAACCCAGGCGGAGTGAAACCAAGCGCGTCTGCGAACAATGACCTGCAGGACTTATTCGGCTGA
- the depdc4 gene encoding DEP domain-containing protein 4 isoform X1 — MMAVDLTPRFRRLNSQTRSFRENTPHDFSRPFGATQLWQNIIHALRTQVEVRRCRRHLRVHADCFAGSDAVDAVLSYLMQNVVFCTSEVSRLKAARLCQALMEAKVFEPVGTKLFRTDKEATFEDSSGSLYRFLEQRTRSGPAMKEDGSDVENMVLDEHETKRKKTSRLHEMRTISNPLAVEPSDRRVERLFRTINLRASFSPAMNAASAASGFLSKAVVDEVWKQQTLLQLLHIVELPVLDSILTSPERVRLRSCTAPLASYDLVISNTCLERDLPDTLSQLQLDSWLSAAADCLELFPDQLIMVTGEQLSHHSGNNAEQTASQKRLLFDTIAKYYNGQEKAALISGRYLDVHVAILNLLGEGKTQDAIRASQLCLRLLETSVRDELRRLLTFMAAAARSDSCRLQKQVDNRTLVCRTFQRGLIQNHELTRPQSEMLVLFLMDYHAELFKTPATLTEAVRRTLRTLQQGKDPDSVASAFTFCQRVTPQEYEDQRDATTLESLRQLLRDISSNTNMTAKQKRKLLKEFEKHHPVVFLQHFSSSF, encoded by the exons ATTTCTCAAGGCCCTTCGGCGCCACTCAGCTGTGGCAAAACATCATCCATGCCCTGCGGACTCAGGTGGAGGTGCGTCGCTGCAGGAGACACCTCCGTGTTCACGCCGACTGCTTCGCTGGCTCGGACGCCGTGGATGCGGTTCTCAGCTACCTAATGCAGAACGTGGTGTTTTGCACCAGCGAGGTGTCTCGCCTCAAGGCCGCTCGGCTCTGCCAGGCTCTGATGGAGGCCAAGGTGTTTGAGCCGGTGGGGACCAAGCTGTTTCGCACGGACAAAGAGGCGACCTTTGAGGACAGCAGCGGCAGCCTTTACCGGTTCCTGGAACAGAGGACGAGAAGCGGTCCTGCCATGAAGGAGGACGGCAGTGACGTAGAAAACATGGTGTTGGATGAACACgagacaaagaggaaaaagaccTCAAG GCTTCATGAGATGAGGACCATATCGAACCCTCTTGCTGTCGAACCGTCAGACAGGAGAGTTGAACGGCTCTTCAGGACCATCAACCTGCGGGCGTCGTTTTCTCCAGCTATGAACGCAGCATCAGCAGCTTCTGGCTTCCTGTCTAAAGCTG TGGTGGATGAGGTTTGGAAGCAGCagacgctgctgcagctgctacACATCGTGGAGCTGCCGGTGCTGGACTCAATCCTCACCTCTCCTGAAAGGGTTCGGCTCCGATCCTGCACGGCTCCGCTGGCCAGTTACGACCTGGTTATCTCCAACACCTGCCTGGAAAGAGACCTCCCCGACACGCTCAGCCAGCTCCA GTTGGACTCCTGGTTGTCGGCAGCAGCAGACTGCCTAGAACTGTTCCCAGACCAGCTGATTATGGTCACAGGGGAACAACTCAGCCACCATAGTGGTAACAATGCAGAGCAGACAGCCAGTCAGAAGAGACTGCTTTTTGACACGATTGCCAAGTACTACAATGGACAGGAAAAAGCGGCGCTGATATCAGGACGCTACCTGGACGTCCATGTTGCTATTCTGAATCTACTGG GCGAAGGGAAGACGCAGGATGCTATCAGAGCGTCTCAGCTGTGTCTGCGGCTGTTGGAGACGAGTGTGAGGGACGAATTGAGGAGACTGCTCACCTTCATGGCTGCCGCAGCTCGGTCAGACTCCTGCCGGCTGCAAAAGCAG gttgATAATCGGACTTTGGTCTGCCGCACTTTTCAGAGAGGGCTTATTCAGAATCATGAACTCACTCGACCCCAGAGCGAAATGCTGGTGCTGTTTCTCATGGACTATCATGCTGAACTTTTCAAG ACTCCTGCAACACTTACTGAAGCGGTGAGAAGAACGTTGAGGACTTTGCAACAGGGGAAGGATCCAGACtcagttgctt CAGCGTTCACGTTCTGCCAGCGGGTAACCCCTCAGGAGTATGAAGATCAGCGTGATGCCACGACTCTGGAAAGCCTCAGACAACTCCTCCGAGACATTTCATCCAACACCAACATGACTGCTAAGCAGAAGAGGAAGCTGCTCAAAGAGTTTGAAAAACATCACCCTGTTGTCTTCCTCCAACATTTTTCTAGCTCTTTCTAA